In a genomic window of Trichoderma atroviride chromosome 4, complete sequence:
- a CDS encoding uncharacterized protein (EggNog:ENOG41~antiSMASH:Cluster_4.6~SECRETED:SignalP(1-19)) — MRFNSFIALAAATAQSAAGLGINCEGDSLCGISYLAGGRLTQFQSIFDNIFEKRIWDNGDDIGCVEMTHLNFQGSFKGVYCAYIQNLDGSVDGATLKSLYTELIEYGCGICGSIPIHYAKGDNDVNHGELSFNMVDSLPENCELNQPCKIPN, encoded by the coding sequence ATGCGTTtcaacagcttcatcgcCCTGGCGGCTGCGACCGCTCAAAGCGCTGCTGGCCTGGGAATCAACTGTGAAGGCGACTCTCTCTGCGGAATCTCGTACTTGGCCGGCGGCCGCCTCACCCAGTTCCAGTCCATCTTCGACAACATCTTTGAAAAGCGAATCTGGGACAATGGGGACGACATCGGATGCGTCGAGATGACTCATTTAAACTTCCAGGGCTCCTTCAAGGGAGTGTACTGCGCCTACATCCAGAACCTCGACGGCAGCGTCGACGGCGCCACGCTCAAGAGCCTCTACACCGAGCTGATCGAATACGGCTGTGGCATCTGCGGCTCTATCCCCATCCACTATGCCAAGGGCGACAACGACGTCAACCACGGAGAGCTCTCTTTCAACATGGTGGACAGCCTGCCGGAGAACTGCGAGCTCAACCAGCCTTGCAAAATACCCAACTAA